AAAACAGATAAAAAAACAACAAAATGAACTTGAAGCTATATTTAATAACACAATAGATGGTTTAGCAATAATTGATTTAGAGACAAATTTTATAAAAGTAAATAAAACTTATTGTGAAATTACAGGACTTAGTGAAAAAGAACTTTTAAATACAAGTTGCTTAAATCTTACTGCTCCTGAATATTTAGAAGAATCAAAATTAAGCTTTGAAGAATTTTTAGCTACAAATACCTCAAAACCATTTGAAAAAGTTTGTGTCATCAATGACAAAAATATTGAAGTTATGCTCTATCCTTATAGAATTGATGAAAATCATATTATGGTAAATATGAAAGATATTTCAAGAGATAAGTTAATCCAAGAGCAATCAAGACTTATCTCAATGGGTGAAATGGTAGGAAATATTGCTCATCAATGGAGGCAACCATTAAGTATAATCACATCAATAGCTAGTTCAATAAAAGTTCTTAATAATCTAAAAAAGATTGAGAGTGAAGATTTAGATAAAAATATGCAAAAAATTATGGAGCAATCAAACTATCTATCTGATACTATTGATGATTTTAGGAATTTCATAGTAAATACAAGTGATTTAGAAAATCTTAGCATAATAAAAACTCTTAAAAAATCTCTATCTCTACTTGATTCTGCTATAAAGATGAATAAAATTAGAGTTATTACAGACTTTAGAGATGATTTAATAATCTCTGGTTTTCAAAATGAGTTAATCCAATCTTTTATAAATATTTTAAATAATTCAAAAGATGCTATTATAGAAAATGTAGTAAACACAAAAGATAGATTAATTTTAATATGTAGTAAAAAAATTGATGAAGGAGTTAAAGTAGAGATTAAAGATAGTGGTGGTGGAATAGAAGAAGATATCTTAGATAGAATTTTTGAACCTTATTTCACAACAAAACATCAAAATTTTGGAACAGGAATAGGACTTGCTATGACTCATAAATTTATTACTCAAAGACACAAAGCTTCTATAAAAGCAAATAATATAAATTTTTCATTTAAAGAAAAAGAGTATAAAGGAGCATCTTTTGTTATAATTTTTGAAGATAATTTAAAACCAAAAGATTTTAAAGAGAGTTAAGATGTTAATATCAGGGAGTGCAGCTTTAAATATTTTATTAGCAAACAATAATAAAGTTTTAAATGATGTACTAAAAGAGGCTGATTCAAAAGTTCTTGAAAATATTATAAAAGAAGATCCAAAAGCACAAACAACTGCTAGTAAAGTTATAAAAGAGCTATTTGAAAATATAAAAGATGGTTCAAAATCTTCAACTTCAATAGAGAATATTTTAAAAAACTCAACAATTTTTAAAGAGTTAGGAAATGTATCTACAAATCTTGCAACTTTATCAAATCTTTTAGAAGATGTAGAAAGTAGCGATAGTTTGGCAAAATTCAAACCATTAATCGAGAATTTATCAAAAAATATAAAAGATTTAGATGCTACAACTTTAAAAGAACAGATAAAAAATTCTGGAGTTTTTCTTGAAAACAAACTTGCAAATACTCAAAATACAAAAATAGAAAATATTTTAAAAGATATTCAAAGCCTAATAAAAACTATTGAAACTCCTGTTTCAAAGCAAATAAATGAACAAATAACAAAAATTTTACAAGATATTTCCAATCCAAAAACTTCTACTACAAATCAAAATGCTACAATACAAAATACTCAAAATCAAACTCAGACACAAGTTCAAGTATCTACACAAACAAATACACCAACAGCTACACAAAATTTGCTTCAAACACAAACAACACAAAATACTCAAGTACAAGTTTCAACTCAAACTCAACAAACTCAAAATATTGTAAATACAGCAAATCAAAATATTAATACAAACATTGTACAAGCAAACCAAAATTTAACTCAAAATCAAGTAACTCAAAACTTTACAACACCAACTAATAATCAAATACAAATAACTCAAAATGCTCAAGTACAAGTTTCACAAACCCAAGTTTCAACTCAAACTCAACAAATACAAAATATTGTAAATACAGTAAATCAAAATACTAATACAAATATTGTACAAGCAAACCAAAATTTAGCTCAAAATCAAGCAACTCAAAACTTTACAAGCCCAAATAGTACTCCTTTACAAATTACAGTAAAAGAGCCTATTTTAAATAACCCTTTGTCAAATAGTTTAAAAACTCTAACTCAAAATCTTCAAACTTTAAGTACAAATTTAAATCCAAAAGAGTTAGAAAATCTTACAAATCTTACAAATCTTACAAAAGAGCTAAAAACAGCTACAAATCAAGCTTCTTTAGTCGAATCAAAATTTGAAAATAGTTCAATCATACAAACAAAACAACCTATATTAAATCAACAAAATATAATACAAAATTTAGAAAAGAATATAAATCAAAACATTAATCAAACTATACAAACACCTCAAAATCAAAGCCAAGTACAAATTCAGAATTTACAACAAAATATTTTTAATGCACAAAACCAACAAATAAATATAAATCAAAATTTAACTCAAGTAAATATTCCTATTTCACAAAATCAAGTACAAAGCACTCAAGCATTTTTAAATCAAATACAAAATCAAATAAAACAAAGTATGGATACTCCTCAAATAACTACACAAAATTCATTAAATATAGAAACACAATCAAATAGAGTAAATCCAAATATAAACCAAACACCAGAAGAGATAGCTGTAAAAGAGCAAATTACAAAAGAGACAAAAGAGCTTTTAGTTCAAATAAGAGATGAAATAGCAAAAAATCCAACTATCTCTCAAAATAAAAATATTCTACCAGTTATTGATAATCTACTAAAAATGCAAAATCTTTTTATAAAAAATGAGAATATACAAAATATGTTAGAAAATAAACAACTAACTCAAAGCCTAAATCAAAATAATTTAAGCACATTTTCAAATAATTTTGCTTCAAATTTATCTCCATTATTAAATAGTTTAAAAGAGAGTTTAAATAGTTTATCAAATCCAAATATCTTAAATATTCAAAATCATCTATCAAAAACTATAAATAAAGTCGAACATATAATTTCAAATTTAGAGAGTGAAAATGAGATAAAAACAACATCAAAAGATGATATGAAAACAGTTTTATTACAATTAAAAGAGGAGTTAGCAACAAAAACTGATATAAAATCACAAGATATTTTAAAACAAGTAGATAAGATTTTAACTCAAATAGATTTTTATCAATTAAACTCTTTAGTTTCAAATTCAAACTTTGTTTATGTTCCATTTTTTTGGGAAATGCTTGAAGATGGTTCTATAAATATAAAAAAAGCAGAAGAAGATAAGTTCTATTGCCAAATCAATCTTACTTTAAAAGATTTTGGTAAAGTTGATTTATTGCTAGGTTTATATGACAAAAATAAAATGGATTTAACAATATATGCACAAAGAGACCACTTTAAAGTAGCAATTAGAGATAACATTCAAGATTTAAAAATTGCTTTAAATAGTGTTAATATAATCCCTGTAAATATAAAACTTCTTGATATGAAAGAGAATCTTGAAGATAATCCAACAAGTAACTATATAAGTAATACTTTTAATCAAAATATCACTTCAGGAATAGATATAAAGGCTTAAAATGGATAAAAAAATAGATGAAAACTTTATGCAAAAAGCAGTAGCCCTACAATACGATATAGAAAAAGACAATGCTCCAATGATTACAGCCAAAGGAGTAGGAGCAACGGCTACAAATATAATAAAAATAGCAAAAGATAACAATATTCCAATTCAAAAAGATGAAGATTTAGTAGAGCTTTTATCAAAAATAGATATTGATAAAGAGATTCCATCTTCTATGTACAAAGCTGTTGCAGAAATTTTCTCTTTTATTTATGATCTTTCAAAAAAAAGATAAATTTGATACTTTTAAGAGATTATATATTATAATCTTTGACTTCAATTTATAAAGATTTTTTAAAATATGATTAGAAACAAACTTGAAAATCCAATTATTCTTTTTTTTATTCTACTTCTTATAATTTCTATAAACATTATTGCATCAATTAATTTTTTATTGATTATGTTTGCTGGTGTTTTATTTACAGCATTTTATATTTGCCTTAAAAATAGATATCTCTACTCTTTAACTTTTGTTGTTATAGCTTTTTTATTTATAGAGATAAATTCTGGAATAAAACCGTTTTCATTGACTTTATTGTCACTATTTATATATATATTTATTATTCCCAAAGCTGATTCAAGTAGCTCTTATGATTTAGCAAATAGTTATGTTTATATGCTATTCTTCTATATTGCACTTTTTATTATGTGGTTTTTATTTTATGGTATTGACCAAAAAATATTTATAGCTTTATTATTAAATATAATCTTTGATTTTATATTTTTTGGAGTATTTCTTTGAATTTAAGACTAAATTTAATCTATATTTTTATCGTAATAATTCTTATAACTTTACTTTCAAGAGTATATTTTTTATCTGTTAAGTCAAATACATATTATGAAGAGTTATCAAAAAACAACTATATCAATAGAATTAATAAAACTCCAATTCGAGGAATTATTGAAGATAGAAATGGAGAAAAAATAGCTATAAATGAGATGGGATTCTCTATTTCAATAAAACCCCATTTAAGAGGAGAAAAGAAAAAAGAGGAGCTGGAAAAGATAATTGATTTAATTACAAAACATCTTCCAAACTTAGAAAAAGAAAAACTTATTAAAACTTACCTAAAAGAAGATTCAGCATATAATCATAACTTTATAACTATTGTAGATTATATTCCTTATGATGAATTTTTCACAAAATATACGATTTTAGCATCTCATGAAGATATAAAAATAGACTCTTCAACAAAAAGATTTTACCCTTTTAAAGAGGCGGCTTCACATATTATTGGTTATACAGGGAGAGCCTCTAAAAATGATATTTTGAATAATGATATTGCAAAATATACAGGAATTGTTGGAAAGAATGGAATAGAAAAATATTACAATAAAAAGCTTCAAGGAGAGCTAGGATATAAAGATGTAAAAGTAAATGCTTACAATAAAGAGATTGAAACATTAGAAGAGAAAGAAGCATCTATAAACAATAATATAAAAATTTCTATTGATATAAAACTACAACAATATCTACAAGAGATTTTTATAGGTAAAAGTGGTTCTATTATAATTATGGATGCTACAAATGGAGAAATTTTAGCAGCTGCTTCTTTTCCAGAGTATGACAGCAATATCTTTGCTAGGGGAATTTCTCAAGAGGAGTGGGATAAGATGAAAAATGACTTTAACCACCCATTTACAAATAAGATTACAAATGGTCTTTATCCTCCAGGATCTGTTATAAAAATGGGAGTTGCTTTAGCATTTTTAGAAAATGGTATAAGTGAGAATTTCTCTGTAAACTGTACTGGTTCATTACCAATAGGAAATAGAAATTTTAGATGCTGGAAAACAACAGGACATGGACATATAGGTTTTAGAAGCTCTTTGGAACAAAGTTGTGATGATTTTTACTATAAAGGAAGTCTAAGACTAGGAATAAATAAGATTTCCCAAACTTTAGATAAATTAGGAATTGGAAAAGCAACAGGAGTTGATTTAAACAATGAATTCTCTGGAATAAATCCAAATAAAGAGTGGGAAGAGAATAGATTAAAACAACCTTGGTATGTCGGAGAGACTGTAATTACCTCTATTGGTCAAGGAAATATGCTTACAACTCCTCTTCAAATAGCAAGATATACTAGCTATATTGCAACAGGAAAGCTTCCAAAACCTCACTTCAATAAAGCTCATTTTGAAGAACCAAAAGAGCTTGATATTCCTTCAAAATATCTAGATACTATGAGAAAAGGGATGTATGATGTATCTTATGGAGAAAGAGGAACAGCTAGAAAATATCTAACTTCAAAAGTCCCAATAGCTACGAAAACAGGAACAGCACAAGTTGTAAGTATTCCACAATCTGAAAAAGTTAGAATGAAAGAGAGTGAAATGGAATATTATCAAAGATCTCACGCTTGGATTACAAGTTATGGTCCATATAAAAATCCTAAATATGTAGTAACAATTCTACAAGAACATGGTGGTGGTGGGGGAAGTGCCACAGGGGAAGTTCTAAGTAAAATATATAATAAACTCTTAGACTTAGGATATATCACTTTGGATAATTAATTAGATTTTAGATAAAATCGAACACTTTTTATTTTAGGATTTTTTTTGAAAATATTTTTAGTTTTATTAGCTCTATTTAGTTTTGGTTTAGCAGAAACTGCTCCTATGGTAAATTTATCAGTTGCAGCAATTGAAGAACCAGCACAGTTTGTAAAAACTATTAATATTGCGATATTCTTAGCCCTTTTAGTGTTAGCTCCAACTTTACTTTTAATGGTTACATCTTTTACAAGATTTATTATAGTTTTTTCACTTTTAAGACAAGCTATGGGGCTTCAACAAACTCCACCAACACAAATAATTATCTCTTTAGCACTTATAATGACAATTTTTATTATGGAACCTTATGCTAAAAAATCTTGGGAAACTGCTATTTCTCCATATATGGAAGAAAAAATAGGATACGATGTAGCAATAGAAAAAGGGATACAACCTTTTAAAGAGTTTATGATAAAAAATACAAGAGAATCTGATTTAGCTCTATTTTATAGAATAAAAAAAGAGGAAAACCCAAAAAATATAGAAGATGTTTCAATCACACTTTTAATGCCTGCCTTTATTGTTTCAGAACTTAGAACTGCTTTTGAAATAGGATTTTTAATATTCTTACCATTTTTAGTTATTGATATTATTGTTGCTTCTATTTTAATGAGTTTAGGTATGATGATGTTACCACCAGTTATGATTTCACTACCTATAAAGATTATTTTCTTTATTACTATTGATGGTTGGCAATTAATAATAGGGAATTTAGCACAATCCTTTAAGTAGATAAGTAGATGAAAAGAATTTTCTATATATCTTTCATTTTTATAATTTTACTACTTATCTCATACTATTTATATTTTCTCCCAACAATTAAAAATATTTCAAATAAGGTTTACTTAGAAAAAAGTGAACAGATGAAAGAGTTATTCCGTGAAGAAGTTAAGAAAAAATATGGAAGAACTGATGTCCTTACTTATATACTAAGTGAAGATAAAAAAATAATTGAAGCTCTCATAAAAAAAGATAGAACTCTATTAAATTATGAAAATACTTTAAAACAGATAGAAAATCTAGCAGATTATAAAAATCTTTGGATACAAATTATAGATAAAAATGGCTACAGTTTTTACAGAAGTTGGACTGAAGATGTAGGAGATCATGCTGCTTCTGCTAGATTAGATATTGTTGAGATGATGAAAAATCCAAGACCAATAAAAGGTATTAGTGTAGGAAGATTTGATTTAACTTTTAAAACTATGTTTCCCCTTTATAATAATGGTGAATACATAGGTCTAATAGAGTTGGTTTCTAAATTTAACTCTATTGATAAAACTTTAAAAGAGCAAAAAATAGAACCTTTAATGGTTGTAGATGAAGATTATACCCCTAGATTTATAAAGCCATTTACAAATCTATTTATAGGGAATAACTATGTTGCAAATATTAATGCTTCTGCTGATTTAATAAAAAGAGTTGAAAAAAATGGACTTAAGAAATTTTTATATATAAAGAATTATATTTTATTTGATAATTATTTAGTTACAACTGATGAGATAAAAGATATTCATGGTGGAGAAATGGGATTTTTTATCCTATTTTTTGATGAAAAATATTTAGATAAATCAGCGATTACAGAGTTTGAAAAACATTATTTAGTACAAATTGCAATATTTTCAATTATATATCTTTTAGCCATTTTATATCTTTTAAATAGAAACTATACAAAAAAATTAAATTTAGAAGTTTTAAGAAAAACAGCTTTAATAAATGAACAAAAATTGGAACTTGAATCACTATTAGAAATATATGATAAAAATGTAATTTTTTCTAAAACTGATTTAAAAGGAGTTATTACTCATGCTAGTGAAGCTTTTTGCAAAATTAGTGGTTACTCAAAAAAGGAACTAATAGGGAAACCCCATAATATTGTAAGACATCCTGATATGGCAAAAGATATATTCAAAAAAATGTGGAATGAACTTTCAAAAAAAGAAAAAACAACTTATGAAATTAAAAATTTAAGAAAAGATGAAACTTCTTATTGGGTTCTTGCTGATATTGGACCTGAATATGATAAAAATGGAAAACACATAGGCTATTTTGCGATAAGAGAAGATATATCTGCAAATAAAGAGCTAGAAGAGGTTCAAAAAGATATCATTTTTACAATGGGTTCTATTGCTGAATTTAGATCAAAAGAGACTGGTGAACATATAAAAAGAGTAGCAAAATACTCAAAAGTTTTAGCTCTTGCTTATGGTTTAGATGAAACAGAAGCATCAATGATTGAACTTGCAAGCCCAATGCACGATATTGGGAAAATTGCTATTCCTGATAATATTTTAAATAAATCAACAAAATTAACAGTCGAAGAGTTTGAAATTATAAAAACTCATACTACAAGAGGATATAAAATTTTAAAAGTTTCATCAAGACCTCTTTTAAAAATGGCTTCAATAATTGCATATTCTCACCATGAGAAATATGATGGAACAGGCTATCCACAAGGATTAAAAGGTGAAGACATTCCATTATATGGAAGAATTACTGCAATTGCTGATGTTTTTGATGCCTTATCACAAGATAGATGCTATAAAAAAGCTTGGCATATTGATGATATTTTAGAGTATATTATTAAAGAAAAAGGAACTTATTTCGATCCAATTTTAGTTAATCTATTTTTTAAAAATATTGATAAAATTTTAGAAATCAAAGAACAGTATAAAGATAAAATTTAGATAAACAATTCTTATATTAAAAAAAACTATATCTTATATTATAATTTTTATTTATAATTCTAAGCTTCAAAAGCTCTTTTTTTAGTTATAATCTCGGAATTTTAATTTATAGGAAATTATATGAAGAAAATTTATCTTAGCTTATTAATTTCTAATCTCTGTTTTTCTCAAACTATAAATTTTCCTGATACTCTAAAACAATCATTAGAAAATAGTAAAGATTTAAAAAAACAAGAGATAAATATACAAATAGCAAAAGAGGATAGTAAAAATATAGATTTTATGAACTATGGAAAACTATCATTAAACTCAAATATTAGTCGAACAAATCATGCTGGATATGTTTTTATGGGAAAATTATCAAGTAGAGAAGCAACATTTAGAGATTTTGGAGCAGGAGAGTTTAATCCTACAAATCCTAATGTATTAAATGTAGAGCCAAAAGATTTAAACTATCCAGATGATATAACATCAATAAACAGTTTTGTAAGCTATGATTTACCACTTTTTACTGGTTTTAAACTAGAAAACTATAAAGATATTTCAAAACTCCAAGAAAAAGCAAATGAACTTTTATATAATCTTGATAAAAAAAATCTGGAGTTTGAAGTATTAAAAGCTTATAACGGTGCAGTTTTAGCAAAAGATTTTATAAAAACTATGCAAAGTGCAAAAAAAAGTATAGATTTTATTTACAATGGAGCAATGGAGTTTCATAAAAATGGTCTTGTTACAAAAATTGATGTAAATGAAGCAAAAGTTTATATGTTAAATGTAAACTCAAAATTAATCCAAGCTCAAAATAATTTTGATTTAGCAATAGCATACCTAAAGTTTTTAACTTCAAATGATAATATAAGTGATGTAGAAGAGATTGAAAATCTATATTTTAATTTAGAAAATCAAGATGAATTGTACAAAAAAGCCTTAGAAAAAAGAGATGAAGTATCTTTACAAAATATCTCTATAAAAGCAAATGAAAAAAATATAAATGCACAAAAAAGTACCTACTATCCACAAGTTTTTACTCATTTAGAGTATGGAGTAAATGATGATAGATTTACAACTTCTAAAGATAAAGATTACTATATGGCACTTTTAGGAGTTAGTTTAACAATTTTTGATGGAACAAGAAGTGCTTTAGTTGAGAAAGCAAGACTTGAAGCTTTAAAAGCAAAACTTGATTTTGAAAAGCTAAAAGATGGAATAAAACTAGAACTTGAAAAAGCAATTTTAGATTACAAAACTAAACAAGCCGTTTTAAAAGAGAAAATAGAGGCAAAAGAACTAGCAAATGAGGTCTTAACTCAAGCAAAACTTCAATATAAAAATAGATTAATCTCTATGACAACTCTACTTAATCAAGAAACAAACTTTGAACAGAGTCAAACTATGCTTTTAGAAGCAATTTATGAAAACTCTCTAGCTTTAGCCAAACTAAACTTAGTTTTAGGAGATAATTTGAAAAAGGATTTTGAAAAATGAAAAAACTACTATTTTTAGCAATATTTACACTAAATATCTTTGCAAATACTTTACAACTTGATGGAATAGTTGAATCACAAAATGAGAAAGTTATCTCAAGTAAAATGATGGGATATATTACAAAAATCTATGTAAATGAAGGTGATAGTGTAAAAAAAGGGCAACTATTATATGAAATAGACCCAACAGATATTATTCACAATAGTGATATTTTAAAAAGCCAAATAAAAAATCTTGAATTAAATCTAAAAAGATACAAAGATTTATTAAATCAAGATTTAGTTTCAAAATTTGAATATGAGCAGTTAGAATTAAATTTAATAACTGCAAAAGCAAAATTAAGTGAATTAAATGCAAACTTTAATTACTTAAAAGTAAAAGCCTCAAACAATGCTTTGGTTATTAAAAAATCAATTAAAGAGGGAGAGATGGCAATGCCAGCAATGCCTCACTTAATCTTAACAGATTTAGATGATTTGATAATCAAATCAAATATTGCCGAATCAAACCTAAAGAATATAAAATTAAATCAAGAAGTAGATATAGAAATCCCTTCTCAAGAGTTTAAAACAAAAGGAAAAATAGTTGCAATTTATCCAAATATTGTCTCAAATGCACACTCATTTTCCATAAAAATCTCTTTTGATAAAAAAGATTTCCAAATTTATCCAAATATGTATGCAAAAATATCTATAAATTTGGACAAAAAAGATGAATAAAGATTTAAATATTGCAGGGAAATTTGGAAAAGCCTTTATTGAACACCCTTTAACTCTTATTTTGGGAATTTTTATTCTAATCTTAGGAGTTTTATCTCTTTTAATTATGCCAAAAGAGGAAAATCCGCAAATAAAAGTTAGTGGTGGAGTTGTAATAGTTGCACTTCCAGATGCAAAAGCTAGTGAAATTCAAAAAGTAATCATTGACCCACTTGAAAAGAAAATAAGAGAGATAAAAGGGGTTGAACATATCTACTCTTTTGCAAAAGATAGCGTAGGAATTGTACAAGTTCAGTTTTATATTGGAGAAGATAAAGAACAATCAAATCTAAAACTTTATGACCAAGTTATGAGAAATATGGAATTAATGCCCAAAAAAGCTATGCAACCAATAATAAAAACTATGGATATAGATACAGCAATTCCTATCTCTTCAATTGCCTTTTACAGTGCAAAAAAAGATGGTATTGATATTTTAAGTCAAACAGAACTTTTTAATATAGTAAATCCTTTAACAAAAGATATAAATAAAATAAAAAATGTAGCCTTAGTTGAGCTAAAAGGAGAAAAAAAAGAGCAATTTAATGTACTTGTAGATATAAACAAACTTAGCTCTTATAATCTCTCTTTAGCCTTTGTAGCAAAGCAAATAGAAGCACTTAATTTTAATACTCCAAATATAGGAAACTATACAAAAAATGGAGAATTTACCCTATTCTCAATAGAAAAAGGAGTTGAAAATATAAAAGATTTAGAAAATCTAATCATCTCTTACAACTTTCAAACTCCAATATATCTAAAAGATATTGCAAAAATTGAGAAATCATATGATATTCAAAACAAAAAAGAGGCTTATATCTATACAAAAAATGAGTCTGGAGTTTTTGAAGAGAGTAGTCAAATTACTCTAATGGCTTCAAAATTAAAAGGTGCAAACTCTGTAACTATAAATGAAGAGATTTTTGAGTTTTTATCTAGTAAAAAAGATGAATTATTAGAGAAAAATGTAAGATTTACAATCACAAGAGATGATGGCTATACAGCAAATAATGCTGTAAATGCACTTGTAAAAGACCTACTTACTTCAATAGTTATAATCTGTATTTTGCTTATTTTTACTCTTGGATTTAAAGAAGCTATGATAGCAACTTTAACTGTTCCTATGATTTTATCTTTAACACTATTTATTGGTTTTCTAATGGGTGAAACAGTAAATCGTATCACTCTTTTTGCACTTATTGTATCTCTTGGAATGCTAGTTGATGCAGCCATTATTGTAATAGAAAATATACATAGACACAAAAAACAAAATCCAAATTTGGATATAAAAATATTAAGTATAAATGCTACAAATGAGATAGGAA
The Aliarcobacter faecis genome window above contains:
- a CDS encoding TolC family protein — its product is MKKIYLSLLISNLCFSQTINFPDTLKQSLENSKDLKKQEINIQIAKEDSKNIDFMNYGKLSLNSNISRTNHAGYVFMGKLSSREATFRDFGAGEFNPTNPNVLNVEPKDLNYPDDITSINSFVSYDLPLFTGFKLENYKDISKLQEKANELLYNLDKKNLEFEVLKAYNGAVLAKDFIKTMQSAKKSIDFIYNGAMEFHKNGLVTKIDVNEAKVYMLNVNSKLIQAQNNFDLAIAYLKFLTSNDNISDVEEIENLYFNLENQDELYKKALEKRDEVSLQNISIKANEKNINAQKSTYYPQVFTHLEYGVNDDRFTTSKDKDYYMALLGVSLTIFDGTRSALVEKARLEALKAKLDFEKLKDGIKLELEKAILDYKTKQAVLKEKIEAKELANEVLTQAKLQYKNRLISMTTLLNQETNFEQSQTMLLEAIYENSLALAKLNLVLGDNLKKDFEK
- a CDS encoding efflux RND transporter periplasmic adaptor subunit, yielding MKKLLFLAIFTLNIFANTLQLDGIVESQNEKVISSKMMGYITKIYVNEGDSVKKGQLLYEIDPTDIIHNSDILKSQIKNLELNLKRYKDLLNQDLVSKFEYEQLELNLITAKAKLSELNANFNYLKVKASNNALVIKKSIKEGEMAMPAMPHLILTDLDDLIIKSNIAESNLKNIKLNQEVDIEIPSQEFKTKGKIVAIYPNIVSNAHSFSIKISFDKKDFQIYPNMYAKISINLDKKDE
- a CDS encoding efflux RND transporter permease subunit, with protein sequence MNKDLNIAGKFGKAFIEHPLTLILGIFILILGVLSLLIMPKEENPQIKVSGGVVIVALPDAKASEIQKVIIDPLEKKIREIKGVEHIYSFAKDSVGIVQVQFYIGEDKEQSNLKLYDQVMRNMELMPKKAMQPIIKTMDIDTAIPISSIAFYSAKKDGIDILSQTELFNIVNPLTKDINKIKNVALVELKGEKKEQFNVLVDINKLSSYNLSLAFVAKQIEALNFNTPNIGNYTKNGEFTLFSIEKGVENIKDLENLIISYNFQTPIYLKDIAKIEKSYDIQNKKEAYIYTKNESGVFEESSQITLMASKLKGANSVTINEEIFEFLSSKKDELLEKNVRFTITRDDGYTANNAVNALVKDLLTSIVIICILLIFTLGFKEAMIATLTVPMILSLTLFIGFLMGETVNRITLFALIVSLGMLVDAAIIVIENIHRHKKQNPNLDIKILSINATNEIGNPTNIATIAIIMVFIPMFFVGGMMGEFMHPLPVFVPISLAVSLFVAYAFTPYFVNKFLGGKK